TGTAAACTGGCTGGGTGGAGGAAGTCTGGCACACCACAAGAAATGAGAATACAttacatattgtaaaatatgtctgATCACGCATCCATGCCGAAAGATCGTCACGTCAATTGGGTTGATCTCTTGCAGTTGATGTCTCAATTTCAAATTGAACAGCATCATGCAGCAGTAACACAAACATGATCACAGGATTAGTGAGAGCAAACACAATTAATTGGTTGTAGAGAAATGTAAATTTTAGACAGAAAGAATCATGCGATATTATTGACGTCATTAATTGTTTACAAAGAGAATGAGACAATTCAACACAAGAAGGCATCATCTCCTTCTTCTGTTGGCCTTCGATGATGGCAATGGAGATTACGGTGACGACTGATGAATTAACGGGATTAACGTGGGAGAACCGGCCTTACTACTGAGTGTATTTTTACACTTTAGCGCTGACTGGACGTCTGTTTCGCTCAAACATCTTCAGGAGGCCGAGCGGCTTTATAACAGACGACCTGGGCTGGCGGCGACTAAAGAgtcaaatatttatatatattgtatatttaacaaCTTCTCACTTTATAGTGTCACTGTTTAGCATTACTCACCGCACATCCAAGTCtggatcaatgacatcattataTAGTTCCTCGTCCTCATCTGGGGGAGGTGGTAAAACCACTGCAGgaaagaaacaaatacaatgtttaAGCATGGGAACTGGGTGTATCATGACATGCTGCATTTTGGATGATTATGATGGGTAGAGAAAATTAAAGTGAATGTAAAATGTTGAGTCATGTTACCTCCTTGTCCACTGATCCCACTGTGGACAGAAAACAGGTTGGAACATTACACGCAAGCAAAATTATTTATgctataccccccccccccccccccaaaaaaaaaaaaacagtggtatAAAGCCATGTACTCTttgtattgattattattattattatgctatGCAAAGGCCCTCTTACAGTCATTGTTCATTAtgtgtgcatgtactgtatcttgGTGAAAATGTAATACGATGCTCTAAAATTCACTCAATAGAATAGCGCCGcgcgaaaaaaaataaataaaaaattccccAAGTCCAGTTTCACTCACTGACATGAAATTCAGTGGACTTATAAGttcacttatatagcgcttttctagcttccaggtactcaaagcgctttaacacTCTTTTCTCATTCACCTACTAATCACGCAGCATCAGAAGCCGCTTGGGGTTCaatatcttgctcaaggacactttgacatgatCTCAAGGgcggagcatatcccagctatcttcgggcaggaggccgggtacaccctgaactggtcgccagccaatcgcagggcacataataacaaacaaccatttgcactcacattcacacctacgggcaatttagagtctccaattcatgcatgtttttgggatgtgggaggaaaccggagtacccggagaaaacccacgcaggcacgggaagaacatgcgaactccacacaggcggggctggggattgaaccccggtccaccgtgctgcccttacttgaattaattattgtttgaatattaagtcatatttttttgtcttaaactGACAAAAGGTAAGTGTATGGAACCAGTTAAAAAGATTAATTTAAAATCTTTTGGAAATACGTGAATAATTTGGAACGTGCTTGCCACCTGCTGTCTGATGAGGCCACGTCCACGTCATCGTAGACGTCATACTTGGAGCTCTGCTGAGCTGGATGATTCTTCAGAGTGTTAAAGTCAATCTCCACTGAGGTGGTCTTCACATAGCCAACTGACAAAGAAACAAGCAAGTTGGACTCAACATGCAATCAAAGTTATTTTACCAAATaaagtcaattattttttttttttttgggagacgtCCACATTTTCAGAAGaatttaaaattgatttttttggggaggagtGAAAATTTGAACAAGTACAAAAAAGCCTTaattttgcaattaaaaaaatgtaattcacctgaatatttgtcttttattttgttaggTAAAAGCCCTGATTcaagtgatttttaattttaattgtatttattttattttttttaaaaggcaacaTTTAATTTACCTGAATAGTTATAATTTATTTAGGAACACGTTCTACTCTTACATGCAATATATtctaatcttatgagaatagaGCCTTCTATTGCTTGAGAAAAATAATGTCAAGATTTTATGAGAATGTTTAGAATATTTTTCTAcagtcaaatatactgtatggtagctttttattttttatttttcgacCCAAAAAATTGCAATGACTATAATTTGGAGTCATAGACAGTGTGTAAGAAAGAAAACTTACTGGATCCATCCTGTTTTCGTCCCAACCATTTTCCCTCTGGGTTGCCTTGAACTCGAACAATGTCCAGACAGTCGCCTCGCTTCAGCGCTAGTTCTGTCTTACTGCCTTTGTAGTCCACACGAGCTTTGCCTCGGTGGATCACCTCCACAGGGCCGACAAGCTGACATGCAAAAGGGtaagaacaatttaaaaaaaaaaaaaaaaaaaaaaaagcatttaaactTGTCCACAAAAGTGTTAAAAAGTTGGATTTTACTTTGAATTTCTTTCTAGCTTCTTGTTCTTTCTTCTCTCGCCCCTTCTGCTCCTTCTTCTCGGCCTCAAGTTGTCGTTTCTCCTCCTtctctttcctcttctcttgTTCGTCCCTTTTGACAAGTGACCACAAACGCATAGGCAACGGGCAGAAGATAAACGCTTATTAACTTGAATACTGTAACTCCAACTAGCCCAGTAACTTAATACCCTCGTCTAAAACATTCTCTTACCATGTTTCATCAAGAGGCTCATACATATCGCCACTGTCATCGTCTTGTTCTTCCTGAGCAGAGAGGACACAAAccaaccccaccccccaaaaaaacaaataaataaaaataaaataataaaaattttttttttaattaggttGGCTGAGTAACGTGATGAATTAGCATTGTTGTGAAAGTGGAAATTGAGCATGTGTCACCTTGGGCCGTAGGCTTGGATGACCTAAAGGAAGTCAAAAAAGAAagactgttttaaaataatctcAAAGATTTGCAACTGCCTTGTTATGAAGACATTGACTATAGTGGCGTATGTAATGTAAATGCTTTCAAGCGTAGGGCCACAAAAAAGTAGTAAATTATTCATGGAAATGAAGCAGTATAAACTGAAACGCTGCAAAATTACAGGTTTCTGTGATAGGAATTGAAATGTAGTGAGTAAAAATATCTTGCATTATAATTATGgttcaaataaaatcaagagatttcattttttttcagttgcacTGTGCATCCCTCACAAACAGTAACTCAAATTACCAGTTAATTCCCATAAATTGTCATAAGTGTGTGCCAAACTTGGTCCGACTGTGATTTACTTGCACTCAAATATGACTGCTTTGTAACACATCCTGACACATTTGATACCATCAAGAGTTGACTGAACCTGTGgtcggaggaagaggaggaggagaaggagagcTGATATTCACGGCGTCAACATCGTCATAGGATTCTTCCTGGTGCACACTGCAAGGTACAagtttaagtttgagcttgttagtcgtgtgtgtgtgtgtgcgcgtgtgtgcattACATGGTTCCCAAAGGTCGCGGAGGCAAACTTGGAAGTGCACTTTGAGGCGGCTGAGGCCGGCTTGtgttgttgccatggttaccAGCGGCTGAGGGAGTCAGAGGCAATGTTTTGTTGTAAATGGTATTTCCTGTAACAAAAACAGGTATACACCATGGGTATATTGATTCATTAATAGACAAGTAACATCACTCATAGGTGACTAAAATTTTCCCAAAATGCCTTGTCAAGTCAATTGCTATTCCATATACATATTGTGTGGTCAGGTAATGATACATTGGCGAAAATATTGCAGATGTGGGAAGACCTCATCAAGGCCTTTAATATGAGATATGACTTGATGTGGTTAATGTTTTCCTTTAATATCGATGAATTATGACCTCACTCTTGGTGAAGGTCGAACAATTTTGTGCGTAAAATAGCTTTGTTTTCTGAATTAATCAAAATGATTGCTGTTACTccacttgtttttttcatgtctaACAGTTATCGCAATATTTTGCCAACGATAGCAATCGTATGAGACAATATTTCATACTGGCAATATCTTTATAattaaaaaaggggaaaaacacAGACttcttccttaaaaaaaaaatactatttaacTAAAGCACGTTTAATAGATAATTACAATTGATACTTATGTAGTGATACCATATTGTGAGAGATAGTGATAGATTGTGATATAAATATTCATTGCAAGTGTATCAATGGTGTATGATCCCAGATTATGATATTTGGGTGCTGGTGTATCGTTAATGGTCACGATACATCATGATATCGATATTTAATGCTTGTATATCAATTTATCTCTAACCCAAACTCAAACTCTAACCCACCATCTTCGATGTCGCAGTATATCGGTGACTGTATAGAGGGATAATGACTTAATGCCAGAGTATCAATATCTTATCGTGAGCGGTAATTAAGCGGcttggtggacgactggttagagcgtctgcctcatcagttctgaggaccggtaaTTATACAGTATTCATATTTGATGTTGGTGCAATAATAGCATATCATGAGCAGTAACAATGTATTGTGATATTGATTTCTGATGCTGACGTATTGATACTGTATAATGAGAGATAAAGCTACATTGAAATTTGATGCACGTGTATTAATACTGTATCATacaagatcagaatcagaatcatctttatttgccaagtgtgtccaaaaaacacacaaggaatttgtctctggtagttggagtcgctctagtacgacaacagacagtcaattggcagagaacatttttgagagataaagacattgacaaaaaaaaaaaaaaaagagtcactgagcaataaagggttgctagttatctggtaatgccggtacaatattataatatttttttttttgtgacaattgtgcaaaaagtagcagagtcctctagcacttagtaTTACTATAGTAGACAATAGTATTGAAATTTGATGTCAGTGTATTGATACTGTATCATGAGAGCTCACTGTACATCTTGATATTGAACTGCGATGCTGTTGCACTGACACTGTATAATAAGAAATAAtgataaatttgtatttattgttggtTTGTTAATACTTTGTTGTGAGAGAtaaggatcatttatgcacgaTATCAGTGTTAAGTTAGTTTATGTTTACCTTCGAATGAGCAGTAACGATACATTGTGATATCAATATTTCCAATAAACTAATTCAAACTTGCGGCTCGTTTTGGACCAGCAAGAACTACTTTCACATACCGATTACAGAACATTCCGATATCGATATCATAAAAAGCAATGTCATGGCATTGCCTTAAAGTACACCCTGAGCTTACTATCCGATTGCTCTGATTTCATCCATATTCTGCAATAAATTGCATGTTGCGTGTCATCTTACTTATGGGTGACTAAAAATGAACATGGCTTACAGTGTGGTTTTAAAACATGACAGGAGAGTAAGGTGTGATTACATTAGCCATTATCTCATCTGCCTATAAACAGCATAGCTCTCGCTCGAAACTCTCCCTGCTTCCTTCTACACAACTTCCCCTTAAGGCAACACAAAGTTAACACATGGGGGCGGGGCCAAGAGAGAAAATGGACAGTGAAATAGAGGAAGTCAATATGTGACTTTAGTGAAAACCTTTGAATAACTGTTAGGTCACTCATTTATAAAGTGTTTCCAGCATTTATGACTTCACATGTTGGCAGTAAAACCAGAATTAGGGTCCAGTAAAGCCACAACCAAGATGGATGGACGTATGGATGATAACACTCTGGCACAGTCCAAACACCTTCAAatgaggttaattgaagactaaattgtctgtaggtgtgaatgggccTCTTGCCCAagtcagcggggataggctccagctcacctgggaACCCTAAAGAGGACAAACCCTATAGAAAAATGGTGGATAAGTGGCACTAGtatagcacgtctgcctcacagttctgagggtcgGAGTTCTGGCCTTCCTCTGTGGGGTTTAAAATGGGGACAGTTTTTGACCCAGGAAGAAATTATTTGTGCAGTAATTCCTTGAAAGTTATGTTCTATggaaaaaatgtcttcaaattcaaacaaagtGACCTTAGAGCTTCCACTTGAATAAGCAAGTATTCCAACTTACCCGTAAAGATCCCGGCAGCTCGTCTGAAGTCGTCCAGGTCTACTTTGGGGGGTCGTTTTGGCTTAGCAGGAGCAGGGCCCAATGTGAACATGTTTGGGAGTGGGTTCCGTTTTGGGTCCGAAGTGGAGCCATCATTAGTGCTGCCGTTCCGAATAGAAGCATTGGGTGGATTTCTCAAGCTGGGCTTTTTACTGGCCGGGGGTTTCGGAGGGGGGGCAGCGGGATTGGCACCAAGAGGCCGTTTGGAGTCCGCCTCCATGCTGAGGTCTGACTCTGGCTTGTCTTTCTCCTTGTTGAAAGCCTCTTGGGCTGCCATGAAGCTTGTGGGAGGGGAAGGTTTGTCCGTGTTGGTTTCATTCTGCTGCCATAACTTGACAATGCTGCTGTTGGGTTTTCGGTGCAAAGGAGGCACTTTCGGAGGCGTGGGGTCGGGAGGTGGGCACTCTTCTTTCACCCAGCTGGGCTTGGATCCTGCCGGGGGTGGTTTAGGACCAGGAGGTTTGGGATGAGAAAGTGTTGTGCTGAAAGGAGGCTTGAGGGTGGGCTTCAGTACGGGACTCTTTACTTCAGGAGACTTTGCTTCCAGGGGCTTCAGAGGTGTCTGCCCTCTGTCAAATAAAGGCTCTTTATTTATGGTATCATCCAGGGTGTTGCTAAATTTGCTAGCCAGCGCTTTAGTTTTGTTTGCTCCGAGGACCTCTGTGTCACTTTTAGCAGAAACTGTGTTTTTAAGGTAGGAGGAGGGTTTGGGCGGTAGATTTAAAGTGCTGCCCGAGAAACTCTCCAAGACTGGTTTTTTGGATGGCATGACGGGACCAGATGAGAGGGTGAGGTTGAGGGGCGCTTTGTGTCTTGGTGACGGCGAGGAGCTCTCATCAGCGCTCCCAGTGTTGGCCTGAAAACGAGCCATGATGGCCTTGACATCAGCCTTGTTTTCCTGGAACCAATGGGAAAAAGAATAGATATGGAGTTAATAATGATCCCCAAATAATACGAggtggcacagtgggcgactggttagcacatctgcctcacagttctggggacccgggttcaaatctggccttgcctgtgttgagtttgcatgttctccccgtgcctgcgtggggtttcttcGGGTACtgaggtttcctcccacatcccaaaaacatgcattaaagattctaagttgcccgtagatgtgaatgtgagtgcgaaaggatgtttgtttctatgggccctacgattggctggcgaccagttcagggtgtaccccgcctctcgcccacagttagctgggatcggctccagcatgcctgtgaccctcgtaaggataagcggtacgggaaatgaatgaatgaaataatacaacTGCAGGCGCATGCCCAAAAGTCATACAATTTGgcgttccatccatccatccattcatttattttgtgtacTGCCTATCCTGGGTTGTGGGCAGATGGATCCCATCCGAGCgacaggcagggtacaccctggaatggtcgccatgccagtcacagggcacacagagacaaacaGCCACACTCACGTTGGCACTTCTGGACGATTTAGAGAAGCGGCGACACTTTGGTTGCAGAGTCGGAGGGACAACCATACAACACAGTACAAGGAAGTGCAGATAAGAGTCGAGGACATAAGCTGTTACTATGGCAACAATGTCAGtgcaaaacaatgacatcaaatGAACTCTTACTTCTGCATACACTCAATCAGTCAATATCAATAtcttttctgtaactcagtaaaGTTACAAATGTTGGAGTAATTATCAAGTCAGTTGTAATTACTGAAATACAGTACTAGTGTAGTAGTTGAAAAATAGTTACATGTattatggagaaaaaaagaaaatatgaatcatttgcttgttattattattaatgtagttgtttttttacacaaggtTTATATTATTTGTTGCCCAAACAATAAACTTAAGCACATACAGTGATTAATTtagccagaaaaaaaagtcgaCATAAATgaatatagttttattttttaccactTCAACCAGCTAGCAGGTATACCAAATGAACAATCACTGCTTGCGTTCTTTTTCCTGGTCACCTCGCATTTTTTATCTGGCCCGCAATGATTAAATCATTGTGCATTGACTTTGTGGTTCTTGCTAAAAATACTAagattgcaaattgtcttcactttaaaaaaaattgagatattgcaagcatttttttggttaCCAATTCCCCCTTTCAAACAACTTGAataatactgtagttgaacagtttttactggcttctgattgcaaaagtagttatccatcaatttgtgtgtaggcaataatatgaggcgatcatacattcatatgggttcaCAGACAGAACggcatttaatatttcatttattgacTATATCAGACACATTTGTACAAGTGATAAATGCCTTACCCTAAATAAAACCTTGACACTTTTTGATGGTGAGGAAATAtactatacatatacatatatcagaatcagaatcagaatcatctttatttgccaagtatgtccaaaacacacaaggaatttgtctccggtagttggagccgctctagtacaacagacagtcaatttacagaacactttggagacataaagacattgacaaaaaacaattgtgcaaaaagatgcagagtcctctagcacttagagcagttcgaatgactaatatcgcaatagtccggtgcaatgaccgttgtgcaaagggtgctgagacttcaaggagtgtatgcggtttaaagtgacgagtagtgcgataatctgggacaatggctgtgcaaatgttacggatactcctcaatcagtgtgcaaatggagcagatgctactcagcatgagtggccagtatatgcaaatagtgcagcatggcgagacaactacagcgagtgcaggagtaatacataattggccccacagaaatgtgacaacgaactcaagtcaaaaaattgccagcttgtaatggaattataggttagctgtttaagaagttgattgcaagagggaagaagctgttggaatgtctactagttctagtttgcattgatcggtagcgcctacctgagggaaggagctgaaagagctggtgaccgggtggggagggtccgagaggattttgcacgcccttgtcttagttctggcagcgtgcaagtcctcaagggtgggtaggggggtaccgacaatcctttcagcagttttgattgtccgttgcagtcggagtttgtccttttttgtagcagcaccaaaccagattgtgatggaagaacacaggactgatttgatgaccgctgtgtagaactgtctcagcagctccggtggcaggccctgctttctcagaagccgcaggaagtacatcctctgctgggcctttttgaggacagagttgatgttggtcgcccacttcaggtcctgggaaattgtaattcccaggaacttgaaggtctcgacggttgacacaaggcagctggacaacgtgaggggcagctgtggtgaaggatgcctcctgaagtccacgatcatctctacagtcttgagcgtgttcagctccaggttgtgtcggccgcaccacagctccagccgctccgcttcctgtcgatatgcggactcgtcaccgtccttgatgaggccgatgacagtggtgtcatctgcaaacttcag
The sequence above is a segment of the Phyllopteryx taeniolatus isolate TA_2022b chromosome 15, UOR_Ptae_1.2, whole genome shotgun sequence genome. Coding sequences within it:
- the fyb1b gene encoding FYN-binding protein 1 isoform X1, with product MLYHSLTYTKSQQTIGISLLARYIHQHANAHTHAKATSSDTAEAGGTPILNMENKADVKAIMARFQANTGSADESSSPSPRHKAPLNLTLSSGPVMPSKKPVLESFSGSTLNLPPKPSSYLKNTVSAKSDTEVLGANKTKALASKFSNTLDDTINKEPLFDRGQTPLKPLEAKSPEVKSPVLKPTLKPPFSTTLSHPKPPGPKPPPAGSKPSWVKEECPPPDPTPPKVPPLHRKPNSSIVKLWQQNETNTDKPSPPTSFMAAQEAFNKEKDKPESDLSMEADSKRPLGANPAAPPPKPPASKKPSLRNPPNASIRNGSTNDGSTSDPKRNPLPNMFTLGPAPAKPKRPPKVDLDDFRRAAGIFTGNTIYNKTLPLTPSAAGNHGNNTSRPQPPQSALPSLPPRPLGTIVHQEESYDDVDAVNISSPSPPPLPPTTGHPSLRPKEEQDDDSGDMYEPLDETWDEQEKRKEKEEKRQLEAEKKEQKGREKKEQEARKKFKLVGPVEVIHRGKARVDYKGSKTELALKRGDCLDIVRVQGNPEGKWLGRKQDGSIGYVKTTSVEIDFNTLKNHPAQQSSKYDVYDDVDVASSDSSGISGQGVVLPPPPDEDEELYNDVIDPDLDVRRRQPRSSVIKPLGLLKMFERNRRPVSAKVLPPPSQFTAEENPVDEEIYYDVDAQTQPPPPPISSRVKVEETDPKKTKKFEKEEKDFRKKFKYDGEIQVLYQVSISPALGNKKWGGKELAVKAGEKLDVIVKPADKKMICRNEEGKFGYVSTSHISMDDGEIYDDIGDDCIYDND
- the fyb1b gene encoding FYN-binding protein 1 isoform X2 codes for the protein MLYHSLTYTKSQQTIGISLLARYIHQHANAHTHAKATSSDTAEAGGTPILNMENKADVKAIMARFQANTGSADESSSPSPRHKAPLNLTLSSGPVMPSKKPVLESFSGSTLNLPPKPSSYLKNTVSAKSDTEVLGANKTKALASKFSNTLDDTINKEPLFDRGQTPLKPLEAKSPEVKSPVLKPTLKPPFSTTLSHPKPPGPKPPPAGSKPSWVKEECPPPDPTPPKVPPLHRKPNSSIVKLWQQNETNTDKPSPPTSFMAAQEAFNKEKDKPESDLSMEADSKRPLGANPAAPPPKPPASKKPSLRNPPNASIRNGSTNDGSTSDPKRNPLPNMFTLGPAPAKPKRPPKVDLDDFRRAAGIFTAAGNHGNNTSRPQPPQSALPSLPPRPLGTIVHQEESYDDVDAVNISSPSPPPLPPTTGHPSLRPKEEQDDDSGDMYEPLDETWDEQEKRKEKEEKRQLEAEKKEQKGREKKEQEARKKFKLVGPVEVIHRGKARVDYKGSKTELALKRGDCLDIVRVQGNPEGKWLGRKQDGSIGYVKTTSVEIDFNTLKNHPAQQSSKYDVYDDVDVASSDSSGISGQGVVLPPPPDEDEELYNDVIDPDLDVRRRQPRSSVIKPLGLLKMFERNRRPVSAKVLPPPSQFTAEENPVDEEIYYDVDAQTQPPPPPISSRVKVEETDPKKTKKFEKEEKDFRKKFKYDGEIQVLYQVSISPALGNKKWGGKELAVKAGEKLDVIVKPADKKMICRNEEGKFGYVSTSHISMDDGEIYDDIGDDCIYDND
- the fyb1b gene encoding FYN-binding protein 1 isoform X3 encodes the protein MLYHSLTYTKSQQTIGISLLARYIHQHANAHTHAKATSSDTAEAGGTPILNMENKADVKAIMARFQANTGSADESSSPSPRHKAPLNLTLSSGPVMPSKKPVLESFSGSTLNLPPKPSSYLKNTVSAKSDTEVLGANKTKALASKFSNTLDDTINKEPLFDRGQTPLKPLEAKSPEVKSPVLKPTLKPPFSTTLSHPKPPGPKPPPAGSKPSWVKEECPPPDPTPPKVPPLHRKPNSSIVKLWQQNETNTDKPSPPTSFMAAQEAFNKEKDKPESDLSMEADSKRPLGANPAAPPPKPPASKKPSLRNPPNASIRNGSTNDGSTSDPKRNPLPNMFTLGPAPAKPKRPPKVDLDDFRRAAGIFTGNTIYNKTLPLTPSAAGNHGNNTSRPQPPQSALPSLPPRPLGTIVHQEESYDDVDAVNISSPSPPPLPPTTGHPSLRPKEEQDDDSGDMYEPLDETWDEQEKRKEKEEKRQLEAEKKEQKGREKKEQEARKKFKLVGPVEVIHRGKARVDYKGSKTELALKRGDCLDIVRVQGNPEGKWLGRKQDGSIGYVKTTSVEIDFNTLKNHPAQQSSKYDVYDDVDVASSDSSGISGQGVVLPPPPDEDEELYNDVIDPDLDVRLPPPSQFTAEENPVDEEIYYDVDAQTQPPPPPISSRVKVEETDPKKTKKFEKEEKDFRKKFKYDGEIQVLYQVSISPALGNKKWGGKELAVKAGEKLDVIVKPADKKMICRNEEGKFGYVSTSHISMDDGEIYDDIGDDCIYDND